The Stappia sp. genome window below encodes:
- a CDS encoding 4-hydroxy-3-methylbut-2-en-1-yl diphosphate synthase — protein sequence MLLTVLSRTLDLARTRIGTLFAAGWGYMLLLVALNVAISVSLTPASGGFTTGSYMMEPIVEGTGTADREAALRLLAVLANIAAGFSIGVAYLRRLLLGRHEFFLAFGARNLRVAWKLVVLGVLGVVFLIPLTILSGMLVPITGPIGVFAMIASPFVAVMLVQRVSLVLPAAALDDAMTLKESWRLTRGIGWALAVAALAVSVLGGVGVAVWALVLSLADIFVSGTGPVAQLRSALLPMGAMVIVTWLFASLHATAYALARERFADEVGLKLAEMEEAEARRRAAHRSEARRAVDVVRGRSGRANR from the coding sequence ATGCTTCTGACCGTCCTCAGCCGAACGCTCGATCTGGCGCGCACGCGCATCGGCACGCTGTTTGCCGCCGGCTGGGGCTACATGCTCCTGCTGGTCGCGCTCAATGTGGCGATCAGCGTGTCGCTGACGCCGGCGAGCGGCGGCTTCACGACCGGCTCCTACATGATGGAGCCCATCGTCGAGGGGACCGGGACCGCCGACCGGGAGGCGGCGCTGCGTCTGCTCGCCGTGCTCGCCAACATCGCCGCCGGCTTTTCCATCGGCGTCGCCTATCTGCGGCGGTTGCTGCTCGGCCGGCACGAGTTCTTTCTGGCCTTCGGGGCCCGCAATCTGCGCGTCGCCTGGAAGCTGGTCGTCCTCGGCGTGCTCGGCGTCGTGTTCCTGATCCCGCTGACGATCCTGTCGGGCATGCTCGTGCCGATCACGGGGCCGATCGGGGTCTTCGCCATGATCGCCAGCCCCTTCGTCGCCGTCATGCTGGTTCAGCGGGTGTCGCTGGTGCTCCCGGCCGCCGCGCTCGACGATGCCATGACGCTGAAGGAGTCCTGGCGGCTCACGCGCGGCATCGGCTGGGCACTCGCGGTCGCGGCCCTGGCGGTCTCCGTCCTTGGCGGGGTGGGCGTTGCCGTCTGGGCGCTCGTGCTGTCGCTGGCCGACATCTTCGTAAGCGGAACGGGGCCGGTCGCGCAACTGCGCTCCGCGCTCCTGCCGATGGGGGCGATGGTGATCGTCACCTGGCTGTTCGCGAGCCTGCATGCGACGGCCTATGCGCTGGCGCGCGAGCGCTTCGCCGACGAAGTCGGGCTGAAGCTCGCCGAAATGGAAGAGGCGGAGGCGCGCCGGCGCGCGGCCCATCGCAGCGAGGCCCGCCGCGCCGTCGACGTCGTGCGCGGGCGGTCCGGGCGGGCGAATCGGTAG
- the ispG gene encoding flavodoxin-dependent (E)-4-hydroxy-3-methylbut-2-enyl-diphosphate synthase translates to MQGESFPGAQAPSPTAHAGPANEPPPASPLRAGPAPRRVSVPVKVGSVTVGGGAPVVVQSMTNTDTADIDATVAQVSALATAGSEVVRITVDRDEAAAAVPKIRDRLARIGCHVPLVGDFHYIGHKLLTDHPACAEALAKYRINPGNVGFKDKRDRQFGQIIELALTHDKPVRIGVNWGSLDQELLTHLMDENAKQAEPAPADAVMREAIIRSGLMSAARAEEIGLPRDKILLSAKVSQVQDLIAVYTDLAARCDYALHLGLTEAGMGTKGIVASAASMGILLQQGIGDTIRVSLTPEPGGDRTREVQVAQELLQVMGFRSFVPVVAACPGCGRTTSTVFQELAQDIQDNIRVSMPEWRKKYPGVETLNVAVMGCIVNGPGESKFADIGISLPGTGETPAAPVFVDGKKVATLRGPNIADDFKAMVDDYIETRFGGDRPAAE, encoded by the coding sequence ATGCAAGGCGAGAGTTTTCCCGGGGCGCAAGCCCCCAGCCCGACGGCTCACGCGGGCCCGGCCAACGAACCGCCGCCCGCCTCCCCGCTGCGCGCCGGTCCGGCGCCGCGCCGCGTCTCGGTCCCGGTCAAGGTCGGCTCGGTCACCGTCGGCGGCGGCGCGCCGGTCGTCGTCCAGTCGATGACCAACACCGACACGGCCGACATCGACGCCACCGTCGCCCAGGTCTCCGCGCTGGCCACCGCCGGATCGGAAGTGGTGCGCATCACCGTCGACCGCGACGAGGCCGCCGCCGCCGTCCCGAAGATCCGCGACCGGCTGGCGCGCATCGGCTGTCACGTGCCGCTGGTCGGCGACTTCCACTACATCGGGCACAAGCTGCTGACGGATCACCCGGCCTGCGCCGAGGCACTCGCCAAATACCGCATCAATCCGGGCAACGTCGGCTTCAAGGACAAGCGCGACAGGCAGTTCGGCCAGATCATCGAGCTGGCGCTGACCCACGACAAGCCCGTGCGCATCGGCGTCAACTGGGGCTCGCTCGACCAGGAGCTGCTGACCCATCTGATGGACGAAAACGCCAAGCAGGCCGAGCCCGCGCCGGCGGACGCGGTGATGCGCGAGGCGATCATCCGCTCCGGCCTGATGTCGGCGGCGCGCGCCGAGGAGATCGGCCTGCCGCGCGACAAGATCCTGCTGTCGGCCAAGGTCAGCCAGGTTCAGGACCTGATCGCGGTCTATACCGATCTCGCCGCGCGCTGCGACTACGCGCTGCATCTCGGCCTGACGGAAGCCGGCATGGGCACCAAGGGCATTGTCGCCTCCGCCGCCTCCATGGGCATCCTGCTGCAACAGGGGATCGGCGACACGATCCGCGTCTCCCTCACGCCGGAACCCGGCGGCGACCGCACCCGCGAGGTGCAGGTGGCGCAGGAACTGTTGCAGGTGATGGGCTTCCGCTCCTTCGTTCCGGTCGTGGCCGCCTGTCCGGGCTGCGGACGCACCACCTCCACCGTGTTTCAGGAGCTGGCGCAGGACATTCAGGACAACATCCGCGTGTCCATGCCGGAATGGCGCAAGAAGTATCCCGGCGTCGAGACGCTCAATGTCGCTGTGATGGGCTGCATCGTGAACGGCCCCGGCGAGAGCAAGTTCGCCGACATCGGCATTTCGCTGCCCGGCACCGGCGAGACGCCGGCCGCCCCGGTCTTCGTCGACGGCAAGAAGGTCGCCACCCTGCGCGGTCCCAACATCGCCGACGATTTCAAGGCGATGGTCGACGACTACATCGAGACGCGCTTCGGCGGCGATCGCCCGGCCGCCGAATGA
- the pdxY gene encoding pyridoxal kinase PdxY, which produces MTPTSPASGPARPTDILVVSSQVVRGAVGTRIAGFALERLGFRVWLLPTVLLPWHPGQGPGTRHVPDDATFAALVDDLIGSDGLSRVGAVLSGYLGSAGQAGHVARLVAAVRAANPDALYVCDPVSGDRSGLYVPEATAAALRDTLVPLADVATPNLFELTWMSGTEVTSEAEAIAAARRLGPARVLVTSAPALRRNAVSNLLVTARASIAAEHGAIPNAPHGTGDLMSALFTAHLVSGLDDEAALKRAAASVFDLVARSVKQGAADLMISGEQGTLLQPMALVSSRRVLDAPIRA; this is translated from the coding sequence ATGACCCCGACATCGCCCGCATCCGGGCCGGCGCGCCCGACGGATATCCTGGTGGTCAGTTCGCAGGTGGTGCGCGGCGCCGTCGGCACCCGCATCGCCGGTTTCGCGCTGGAGCGCCTCGGCTTTCGGGTCTGGCTGCTGCCGACCGTGCTGCTGCCCTGGCATCCGGGACAGGGACCGGGCACCCGTCACGTGCCCGACGACGCAACCTTCGCCGCTCTGGTCGACGATCTGATCGGGTCGGACGGGCTTTCGCGCGTCGGCGCGGTCCTGTCGGGCTATCTCGGCAGCGCGGGCCAGGCGGGCCACGTGGCCCGGCTGGTGGCGGCGGTGCGGGCCGCCAATCCCGACGCGCTCTACGTCTGCGATCCGGTCAGCGGCGATCGCTCCGGGCTCTACGTTCCGGAAGCGACGGCCGCGGCCCTGCGCGACACGCTGGTCCCGCTGGCCGATGTCGCGACCCCCAATCTGTTCGAACTGACGTGGATGAGCGGAACCGAGGTGACGAGCGAGGCGGAGGCCATCGCCGCCGCGCGCAGGCTGGGGCCTGCCCGCGTGCTCGTCACCTCCGCCCCGGCACTCAGGCGCAACGCGGTGTCCAACCTGCTGGTGACGGCCCGCGCGAGTATCGCCGCCGAGCATGGCGCCATCCCCAACGCCCCCCACGGCACCGGCGATCTCATGTCGGCGCTCTTCACCGCGCATCTGGTCTCGGGCCTCGACGACGAGGCCGCGCTCAAGCGCGCGGCGGCAAGCGTCTTCGATCTCGTCGCCCGCTCCGTCAAGCAGGGCGCCGCCGATCTCATGATCTCCGGCGAACAGGGCACGCTGCTGCAGCCGATGGCGCTCGTCTCCAGCCGGCGCGTGCTCGACGCGCCGATCCGCGCCTGA
- a CDS encoding DUF429 domain-containing protein, translating into MKIAGVDGCRAGWIVVTRDLEGRAPPTLDLVPRFADLLTPDGPDVIAVDMPIGLPERAGPGGRGAERAVRPLLGPRQSSVFSVPARSAVWCQDYGEACRAALAASDPPRKVSKQAFHLFPKIREIDALMTPELEARVYEVHPEVAFWRLNDECPMALPKKVKSRANPAGLEERAELLARHGVDPAFLAQRPPRGAGRDDLIDACVNAVIAARIAHGTATPFPGNFERDAKGLRMAIWA; encoded by the coding sequence ATGAAGATCGCCGGCGTCGACGGCTGCCGTGCGGGCTGGATCGTCGTGACCCGCGATCTCGAGGGCCGCGCGCCGCCCACCCTCGATCTCGTACCCCGCTTCGCCGATCTGCTGACGCCCGACGGCCCGGACGTGATCGCCGTCGACATGCCGATCGGCCTGCCCGAGCGCGCCGGCCCCGGCGGACGCGGGGCGGAACGCGCGGTACGCCCGCTGCTCGGCCCGCGCCAGTCCTCGGTCTTCTCCGTGCCCGCGCGCAGCGCCGTCTGGTGCCAGGACTACGGCGAGGCCTGCCGGGCGGCCCTGGCCGCGTCCGACCCGCCGCGCAAGGTCTCGAAGCAGGCGTTTCATCTGTTTCCAAAGATCCGGGAGATCGACGCGCTGATGACGCCGGAGCTGGAGGCCCGCGTCTATGAGGTCCACCCGGAGGTCGCCTTCTGGCGCCTCAACGACGAGTGCCCCATGGCGCTGCCGAAGAAGGTGAAATCGCGGGCGAACCCGGCCGGACTGGAGGAACGCGCGGAGCTTCTGGCGCGCCACGGCGTCGACCCCGCCTTTCTGGCGCAGCGCCCGCCGCGCGGGGCCGGGCGCGACGATCTGATCGACGCCTGCGTGAATGCGGTGATCGCGGCGCGCATCGCGCACGGCACAGCCACGCCCTTTCCCGGGAATTTCGAACGTGACGCCAAGGGCCTCAGAATGGCGATCTGGGCCTGA
- a CDS encoding L,D-transpeptidase family protein, with the protein MAQMARDDTKGRRSIGRAVSKALAVVALGGLLAACQADELGYGPKHLRPVSAEVKRAMARLDMDKTSPIMLRIFKEESELEVWKQTKSGRFALLETFEICKWSGKLGPKFKEGDRQAPEGFYEITPALMNPNSSYHLAFNLGFPNRFDQAHDRTGSHLMVHGACSSRGCYAMTDAQVQDIYALARDSFRGGQRSFQVQAFPFRMTAENMARHRDNEHFEFWQMLKRGYDHFEVTKVPPKIEVCEKRYVFDATPLVEGVPFRARAKCPAYDIPDSIEVAVARKQQQDAEQFEQIVLAEARAEKRRAQLAALFGGGTDDDETQADAAGNGAQDGPAQGATATATADQSAPAAQPGPATQTAFAPERDSGGGFFGRLFSGFGGGDAQAAAEGAGDPNAPRPAVKPQ; encoded by the coding sequence ATGGCGCAGATGGCGCGCGATGACACAAAGGGGCGTCGGTCGATCGGCCGCGCCGTCTCGAAAGCTCTGGCGGTCGTGGCCCTCGGCGGGCTGCTGGCCGCCTGTCAGGCGGATGAACTCGGCTACGGCCCGAAGCACCTGCGCCCGGTCAGCGCCGAGGTCAAGCGCGCCATGGCGCGGCTCGACATGGACAAGACCAGCCCCATCATGCTGCGGATCTTCAAGGAAGAATCCGAGCTGGAGGTCTGGAAGCAGACGAAGTCCGGCCGCTTCGCGCTCCTGGAAACCTTCGAGATCTGCAAGTGGTCGGGCAAGCTCGGGCCGAAGTTCAAGGAAGGCGACCGGCAGGCGCCTGAGGGCTTCTACGAGATCACCCCGGCGCTGATGAACCCGAATTCGAGCTATCATCTGGCCTTCAACCTCGGCTTCCCCAACCGCTTCGATCAGGCGCACGACCGTACCGGCTCGCATCTGATGGTGCATGGCGCGTGTTCCTCGCGTGGCTGCTACGCGATGACCGACGCGCAGGTTCAGGACATCTACGCGCTTGCCCGCGACAGTTTCCGCGGCGGCCAGCGCTCCTTCCAGGTTCAGGCGTTTCCCTTCCGCATGACTGCGGAAAACATGGCCCGGCATCGCGATAACGAGCATTTCGAATTCTGGCAGATGCTCAAGCGCGGCTACGACCATTTCGAGGTGACGAAGGTTCCCCCGAAGATCGAGGTCTGCGAGAAGCGCTACGTCTTCGACGCGACGCCGCTGGTGGAGGGCGTGCCGTTCCGGGCGCGGGCCAAGTGTCCGGCCTACGACATTCCCGATTCCATCGAGGTGGCGGTCGCGCGCAAGCAGCAACAGGACGCGGAGCAGTTCGAGCAGATCGTGCTGGCCGAAGCGCGCGCGGAAAAGCGCAGGGCGCAACTCGCCGCGCTGTTCGGGGGCGGCACGGACGACGACGAGACGCAGGCCGATGCGGCCGGAAACGGCGCGCAAGACGGACCCGCGCAAGGCGCGACGGCGACCGCCACGGCCGATCAGAGCGCACCGGCGGCCCAGCCGGGCCCGGCGACGCAGACCGCCTTCGCGCCCGAGCGTGACAGCGGCGGCGGGTTCTTCGGCCGGCTGTTCTCCGGCTTTGGCGGCGGCGACGCGCAGGCGGCGGCCGAGGGGGCGGGCGATCCGAACGCGCCACGCCCCGCCGTCAAGCCGCAGTAA
- a CDS encoding acetyl-CoA carboxylase carboxyltransferase subunit alpha yields the protein MHSFLEFEKPVADLQGKVHELRAVAASGEEVEVSDEIERLEKKAEQTLKDLYAKLTPWQKTLVARHPDRPHAIDYIAGLIEDFTPLAGDRSFAEDAAVIAGIGRFRGRSVAVLGQEKGADTQSRLKRNFGMARPEGYRKAVRIMDMAERFGLPVVSFVDTAGAYPGIGAEERGQAEAIARSTDRCLSLGTANIALVIGEGGSGGAIAIATANHVAMLEHAIYSVISPEAGASILWRDSARAQDAATNMKITAQDLMQLKVIDEIVEEPLGGAHRAKEIVVDRAGTAIEAALSRFDGMSADEIRDHRRRKFLQIGRSL from the coding sequence ATGCACAGTTTTCTCGAGTTCGAAAAGCCCGTCGCCGACCTTCAGGGCAAGGTTCACGAATTGCGCGCGGTTGCCGCCTCCGGCGAGGAAGTGGAGGTTTCGGACGAGATCGAACGGCTGGAGAAGAAGGCCGAGCAGACGCTCAAGGATCTCTACGCCAAGCTGACGCCCTGGCAGAAGACGCTGGTCGCCCGCCATCCCGACCGGCCGCATGCGATCGACTATATCGCCGGCCTGATCGAGGATTTCACGCCGCTCGCCGGCGACCGCAGTTTCGCCGAGGACGCGGCGGTGATCGCCGGCATCGGCCGGTTTCGCGGGCGCTCGGTGGCCGTGCTGGGCCAGGAAAAGGGCGCGGACACGCAGTCGCGGCTGAAGCGCAACTTCGGCATGGCGCGCCCGGAAGGATACCGCAAGGCGGTGCGCATCATGGACATGGCGGAGCGCTTCGGCCTGCCGGTCGTCTCCTTCGTCGACACCGCCGGCGCCTATCCGGGCATCGGCGCCGAGGAGCGCGGCCAGGCGGAGGCGATCGCCCGCTCCACCGACCGCTGCCTGTCGCTCGGCACGGCGAATATCGCGCTCGTCATCGGCGAGGGCGGATCGGGCGGGGCCATCGCGATCGCCACGGCCAATCACGTGGCGATGCTGGAGCATGCGATCTACAGCGTGATCTCGCCGGAAGCGGGCGCCTCGATCCTGTGGCGCGACAGCGCGCGGGCGCAGGACGCGGCGACCAACATGAAGATCACCGCGCAGGACCTGATGCAGCTCAAGGTGATCGACGAGATCGTCGAGGAGCCGCTCGGCGGCGCGCATCGGGCGAAGGAGATCGTCGTCGACCGCGCCGGAACGGCCATCGAGGCCGCGCTCTCCCGCTTCGACGGCATGAGCGCCGACGAGATCCGCGATCACCGCCGCCGCAAGTTCCTGCAGATCGGCCGCTCGCTCTGA
- a CDS encoding DUF3108 domain-containing protein → MTPAVAGLVCLTMAQGAAAETTRLGGVYDVSVSGFKIARGSLSLVLQKNAYSAKIGMQPAGIGTLFSTGKGGAEASGWLNGRSVVPSRYKMASRAADRDFFVDLAQGSGHVRKMRVTPQFKPNPERIEVSSKHKRNVVDPLSAILMPVKGHSGKPDASVCKRRIPVFDGWTRFDIQLSYKETRSVSGRGYDGDVVVCSARWIPVAGHRPSKESVKYMAENRKMEAWLAPLGSGGVFVPYRIAMGTKSGTLVVEPRKLEISQGRDQAAR, encoded by the coding sequence GTGACGCCCGCCGTGGCGGGGCTGGTCTGCCTGACGATGGCGCAAGGGGCGGCGGCGGAAACCACCCGGCTCGGCGGCGTCTACGACGTGTCTGTCTCGGGCTTCAAGATCGCCCGGGGCTCGCTGTCGCTGGTGCTCCAGAAGAACGCCTATTCGGCGAAGATCGGCATGCAGCCGGCCGGCATCGGCACGCTGTTTTCCACCGGCAAGGGCGGCGCGGAAGCCTCCGGCTGGCTGAACGGGCGCTCCGTCGTGCCCTCGCGCTACAAGATGGCGTCGCGCGCGGCCGACCGGGATTTCTTCGTCGATCTGGCGCAAGGCTCCGGACATGTGCGCAAGATGCGGGTGACGCCGCAGTTCAAGCCCAATCCGGAGCGCATCGAGGTGTCGTCGAAGCACAAGCGCAATGTCGTGGATCCGCTGAGCGCGATCCTGATGCCGGTCAAGGGCCATTCCGGCAAGCCGGATGCCTCCGTGTGCAAGCGCCGGATCCCGGTCTTCGACGGCTGGACGCGGTTCGACATCCAGTTGAGCTACAAGGAAACCCGCTCCGTGTCCGGACGCGGCTACGACGGCGATGTGGTCGTGTGCTCCGCGCGCTGGATTCCGGTGGCCGGGCATCGTCCATCCAAGGAATCGGTCAAATACATGGCCGAGAACCGCAAGATGGAAGCCTGGCTCGCGCCGCTCGGCTCCGGCGGGGTCTTCGTGCCCTATCGCATCGCCATGGGCACCAAGAGCGGCACGCTGGTCGTGGAACCGCGCAAGCTGGAAATCTCGCAGGGACGCGACCAGGCCGCGCGCTGA
- the rpmB gene encoding 50S ribosomal protein L28 has protein sequence MARRCELTGKDVMTGNNVSHANNKSRRRFLPNLCNVSLMSETLGETYKLRISAHALRTVEHRGGLDAFLLKASDSELSTKARLLRTEIKRRQQAAAA, from the coding sequence ATGGCCCGCCGTTGCGAACTGACCGGCAAGGACGTCATGACCGGCAACAACGTCAGCCACGCCAACAACAAGTCGCGGCGTCGGTTCCTGCCGAACCTGTGCAATGTGTCGCTGATGTCGGAAACGCTCGGCGAGACCTACAAGCTGCGCATCAGCGCCCATGCGCTGCGCACGGTGGAGCATCGCGGCGGCCTCGACGCGTTCCTGCTCAAGGCCTCGGACTCCGAGCTGTCGACCAAGGCGCGCCTGCTGCGCACCGAGATCAAGCGTCGCCAGCAGGCCGCGGCCGCGTAA
- a CDS encoding queuosine precursor transporter codes for MTDLRQFSLARAVPAVLAMAAVIVASNILVQYPVHATLAGIDLADLLTWGAFTYPAAFLVTDLTNRRFGPSAARKVVFVGFAIAVLLSILFATPRIALASGTAFLVAHLLDIAVFDRLRRLSWWKAPAISSLLGSLIDTVLFFGIAFSAALVPLLGHDDAFATGTAPFLGVIAVEVPRWLSWAAGDLAVKLLVAAALLLPYRLALAWFALSPAPNRA; via the coding sequence ATGACCGACCTTCGCCAGTTCAGTCTCGCCCGCGCCGTTCCGGCGGTGCTCGCCATGGCCGCCGTGATCGTGGCCTCCAACATTCTCGTGCAATATCCGGTGCACGCGACGCTCGCCGGCATCGATCTCGCGGATCTGCTGACCTGGGGCGCCTTCACCTATCCGGCGGCGTTCCTGGTCACCGACCTGACCAACCGCCGCTTCGGCCCCTCGGCCGCGCGCAAGGTGGTGTTCGTCGGTTTCGCCATCGCCGTGCTTCTGTCGATCCTCTTTGCGACGCCGCGCATCGCGCTCGCCTCCGGCACCGCCTTCCTGGTGGCGCATCTGCTCGACATCGCCGTCTTCGACCGGCTGCGCCGCCTGTCGTGGTGGAAGGCGCCGGCGATTTCCTCGCTGCTCGGCTCGCTGATCGACACGGTCCTCTTCTTCGGCATCGCCTTTTCCGCCGCGCTGGTGCCGCTGCTCGGCCATGACGACGCCTTCGCGACCGGCACCGCCCCCTTCCTCGGCGTGATCGCGGTGGAGGTGCCGCGCTGGCTCTCCTGGGCCGCCGGCGATCTGGCCGTGAAGCTGCTGGTGGCCGCCGCGCTGCTGCTGCCCTATCGCCTCGCGCTGGCCTGGTTCGCCCTGTCGCCGGCCCCGAACCGCGCCTGA